The following proteins are encoded in a genomic region of Haloarcula salinisoli:
- the nadC gene encoding carboxylating nicotinate-nucleotide diphosphorylase, with translation MITDADVERWLREDVGHHDVTNQVPGDTEGRLVAKEAGTVAGLDAARAVFDYLHCEPTVEVGAGDRIDPGDVVLTVEGPAREILRGERVAVNVVGHASGIATKTAEAVAGARSVSDGTAIAGTRKTTPGLRGVEKRAVAAGGGDTHRLDLSHMVMVKDNHVAEMGLAGAIDHFRERASFATKLDVEVETVEDAPRAAEFGADIVLLDNMTPEETERAVELVAETDGETLTEASGGITVETVPDYAATGVDIISMGSLTHSAPTLDLSFRTG, from the coding sequence AGGACGTGGGCCACCACGACGTGACGAACCAGGTTCCCGGCGACACCGAGGGCCGCCTCGTCGCGAAAGAGGCCGGGACAGTCGCGGGACTGGACGCCGCGCGAGCGGTCTTCGACTATCTGCACTGCGAGCCGACAGTCGAAGTCGGAGCCGGCGACCGCATCGACCCCGGCGACGTGGTCCTCACCGTCGAGGGACCGGCCCGTGAGATACTGCGGGGCGAGCGCGTCGCGGTCAACGTCGTCGGCCACGCCTCGGGTATCGCGACGAAGACGGCCGAGGCAGTAGCTGGGGCACGCAGTGTCTCGGACGGCACCGCTATCGCCGGCACACGCAAGACCACGCCCGGTCTGCGCGGAGTCGAGAAGCGCGCCGTCGCGGCCGGCGGCGGCGACACCCACCGGCTCGACCTCTCACATATGGTGATGGTCAAGGACAACCACGTCGCCGAGATGGGCCTTGCGGGTGCTATCGACCACTTCCGCGAGCGGGCCTCCTTCGCCACGAAACTCGACGTCGAGGTCGAGACCGTCGAGGACGCCCCGCGAGCCGCGGAGTTCGGGGCCGACATCGTCCTGCTTGACAACATGACGCCCGAAGAGACCGAGCGGGCTGTCGAACTGGTGGCCGAGACCGACGGTGAGACGCTCACCGAGGCCAGCGGCGGCATCACCGTCGAGACCGTCCCCGACTACGCCGCCACGGGCGTGGACATCATCTCCATGGGGTCGCTGACCCACTCCGCGCCGACGCTGGACCTCTCGTTTCGGACTGGCTAA